One Cricetulus griseus strain 17A/GY chromosome 5, alternate assembly CriGri-PICRH-1.0, whole genome shotgun sequence genomic window carries:
- the Six6 gene encoding homeobox protein SIX6: MFQLPILNFSPQQVAGVCETLEESGDVERLGRFLWSLPVAPAACEALNKNESVLRARAIVAFHGGNYRELYHILENHKFTKESHAKLQALWLEAHYQEAEKLRGRPLGPVDKYRVRKKFPLPRTIWDGEQKTHCFKERTRHLLREWYLQDPYPNPSKKRELAQATGLTPTQVGNWFKNRRQRDRAAAAKNRLQQQVLSQGSGRVLRSEGEGTPEVLGVASSPAASLSSKAATSAISITSSDSECDI; encoded by the exons ATGTTCCAGCTGCCCATCTTGAATTTCAGCCCCCAGCAAGTGGCCGGGGTATGCGAAACCCTGGAGGAAAGCGGCGATGTGGAGCGCCTGGGTCGCTTCCTGTGGTCGCTGCCCGTGGCCCCGGCGGCCTGTGAGGCTCTCAACAAGAATGAGTCGGTGCTGCGCGCGAGAGCCATCGTGGCCTTCCACGGTGGCAACTACCGCGAGCTCTACCATATCCTGGAAAATCATAAGTTTACTAAGGAATCGCATGCCAAGCTACAGGCACTTTGGCTTGAAGCGCATtaccaggaggcagagaagctACGTGGCCGGCCCCTGGGGCCGGTAGACAAGTACCGGGTAAGGAAGAAGTTCCCGCTGCCGAGGACCATTTGGGATGGTGAACAGAAGACGCACTGCTTTAAGGAGCGCACGCGGCACCTGCTTCGAGAGTGGTACCTTCAGGACCCATATCCCAACCCTAGCAAAAAGCGCGAGCTCGCCCAGGCAACTGGACTGACCCCCACGCAGGTGGGCAACTGGTTTAAAAACCGCCGACAAAGAGACCGGGCGGCGGCAGCCAAAAACAG ACTCCAGCAGCAGGTACTGTCGCAGGGCTCCGGGCGGGTGCTACGTTCCGAGGGTGAGGGCACGCCAGAGGTGTTGGGCGTCGCCTCCAGTCCGGCTGCTAGTCTGTCCAGCAAGGCGGCCACTTCGGCCATCTCCATCACGTCCAGCGACAGCGAATGCGACATCTGA